GGCTTCCAATACCAAATCCCCCATTTCTTTTGAACGAAATGTAGCAATTCTTCAAACGCTCCCCACAAAATGGACGTGCCCCTTAGTTATACCTCTGCAAGGTATCAAGCAAAACCTATCTTATGCATAAACAAATAGTTTGTTTGCCTAAAGGCCTGTTCTCAGAAGTGCATCAATTGGCTAAGCGCGACGGAAAATCACCTGATTTTATCACGAAGAGTTTACTGTACCTGCACGCGGTAGCCAATGACCAACGCGAAAATTATCATGAGAGTGAAGGCTGGAACGCGATCTCAGGTCAGGCACAGAAAAGCATCATAGGAAATAGTTATACTGCTGTTCGTGATTGGTGCGAATCTAAGGCACTTCTTCAAGTCGAGCGGAACGCCAGCGGCCATTTATCCTATGATGTCGGAGCGGCTAACAAGCAGCGCCTCGTTAAAGGGTAAAAACAGATAAGACTTAAACTCTGCCATTTCGCGTAAACGATGACTCTGGTATATCGGTAGCTTATGCTTAACTCCGCCGAGCTTGAAAATGACATATCCCTAAACGTCGTATACGGGAAGTCGATCAGTTGTCGTTTCCATTTCAAAAGTCCTGGGCTTTTTGGCCTTTTTGAATTTGGCTTCAACACAAAATTTTGGATCGATCTCAAAAAAAGGTAATCCTTCAAAATGCATTCGATCATGTTCCGGATCGGCATAGGAGGAGTCGAGCTCTTTTTGAAAAGCCAGGGCCTCGGTTACGATCGTCGCAGAATCGATTTGAGCGATAGCAAAAGAGCCAACTAAGAGAGAGAACAATAAGAAGAAGCGCTTCATTAGGGCTATTTTGCTCGCAAGATACTACAAATCCATAGCCCGTTTCCCTACTTTTGCAGCATGAATATCAAGCGACTTGCATTCTTTTTACTGATGTCTGCTGCATTTTTGGCGTGTAAGCACGACCCATTGAAAGTGGACACTTCGGAAGTGCAGATGGAGGTGAATTATTTGCGGTTCGACGATGCTTTTTTCGGAACGCCCGTTTCGGATTTGCCTGAAGCGCTTCCCGAGTTGCAGCGTGAGTTTCCCGAGTTTTTTTTAGTGGGTCAAACAACGGAAGAATGGATTGAGGTGCGCAAGGATCCCCTGCTCAATATGTTGTACGACCGTGTCTCGAGCGTTCATCCGGATATTTCTGTCTTTAAGTCGGATGTGGAAATGATATTGAAACACTTCAAATATTACTATCCGTCTTACCCTTCCAGCGTCAAAGTGTTTACCTATGTTTCGGGGCTCGACTACGAGTACCCCGTAATCTCGGCGGATTCGATGTATTTCATAAGCATCGACATGTTCCTCGGGCCCGACACGGTGTACGATCAATTTCCTCAGTACCTGGCGAAGCACTTTGATCCCACATATTTCCCGGCCAAGTTCGCCAGAGCGATCGCCGAACCGCTGGTTGAGATCGATCGTACCAACGGATCTTTTTTGGCTAAAATGCTCTATGAGGGCCGCGTCCTTTATTTAATGGAAGCCTTGATGTCCGAGGTAAATGAAAATATTGTGATCGAATATACCCCTGAAGAACTAGCGTGGGCCAAAGAACACGAGCAAGAGATCTGGACCTTCTTTGTGGAAGACGAGTTGCTTTTCAGCAATGAAAACGGGCTGTATGATCGATTTATCGCCGAAGCGCCATTTTCCAAGTTTTACGCTAAGATCGATCGCGAAAGTCCGGGCCGCATAGGACGTTGGATCGGTTGGCAGATCGTGCGATCGTACATGAAGGCGCATCCTGAAACTACCGTTCAAGAATTAGCGTCAATGAGCGAGACCCGAATTTTATTCAAGAATGCACAATACAAACCTTTGAGATGAGTCATACATCAGAAATCAAATTTGAAATACAACTCGACGATAACAAAGTGCCAGAGCGCATGAGCTGGAATGCATCGGATGGAGGCGTGACCGATGAGGAGGCCAAAGCTGTGATGATGTCTGTTTGGGATCCCAAATCAAAGGAGACTTTGAGGATCGATCTTTGGTCAAAAGACATGTTGCTCGATGAAATGAAGATCTTTTACCATCAGACCTTGATGGGCATGGCCGATAGCTTTGAACGCGCGACCAACGATAAGGAGGTTGCACAAGGAATGCGCATGTTCGCCGAGGATTTCGCTAAGCGTTTGAGGCTGATCGATCCGTGAAATAGTCGCCCATTTGCTCATTGAGCGATTGAATGTATCCAAGGATTTCTTCCCGACCCACAGAGCTCATTGCGGAGCTTCGAAAAGACGGGGGCATTTCTTCCCATTCGAGTAGCATGATCTTACGGTATCGAGACAGGCTTTTTTGAAGCTGATTCGAGCTCAGTTTGTCTATTTTCGTGAATACGATTGAGAAAGGCACCTCGGACTCTCCAAGCCACTCCATGAATGCGAGATCAATTTTTTGCGGTTCGTGGCGGGCATCGACCAAAACGAATAAGTTAACGAGGTTTTTTCGTTTGCTGATATAGTCGGTGATGATGCTCTGAAACTCTTTCCGTTGTGTCTTACTTACCTTGGCATATCCATAGCCGGGGAGGTCGACCAAGTACCAGGAGTTGTCATTGACGACAAAGTGGTTTATAAGTTGCGTTTTGCCGGGTTTTCCGGACACTTTGGCTAGTTTACTGCGCCCCATTAACATATTGATCAAGGAGCTTTTGCCTACGTTCGAGCGGCCAATGAAAGCATATTCCGGTTTATCGGCATCGGGGCACTGACTAACTTTTTGGGAACTCTTGACGAAGGAAACGTCGTGAATGATCATGCCTCCTTCGATTTGAACCAAGCGTCCAAAATGCGATTGAATTCCTCCGGGTGCTCCATCATTGGCGCATGTCCGCATTTATCGATCCAAAACAAGTCAGAATTGGATAGGAGTCGATTGAATTCTTCCGCTACATCGGGCGGGGTAACATTGTCTTGATTTCCCCAAATCAAACAAGTCTCGGCCGTGATATTCGGTACGTCCTTAGCCATATTATGGCGAATGGCACTCTTGGCGATGGATAATATCCGCACCAGCTTTGACCGATCGTTGATCGTCTCAAAAACGTCGTCGACCAGTTCATCCGTGGCCACTTTGGGATCGTAAAAAACATCTTGCGTTTTTACGCGAACATATTCCTTGTCTTCTCGTCTGGGGAAGGTGTCGCCAAAGGCTTTTTCGTATAAG
This sequence is a window from Flavobacteriales bacterium. Protein-coding genes within it:
- a CDS encoding DUF1684 domain-containing protein, translated to MKRFFLLFSLLVGSFAIAQIDSATIVTEALAFQKELDSSYADPEHDRMHFEGLPFFEIDPKFCVEAKFKKAKKPRTFEMETTTDRLPVYDV
- the gldC gene encoding gliding motility protein GldC, with amino-acid sequence MSHTSEIKFEIQLDDNKVPERMSWNASDGGVTDEEAKAVMMSVWDPKSKETLRIDLWSKDMLLDEMKIFYHQTLMGMADSFERATNDKEVAQGMRMFAEDFAKRLRLIDP
- a CDS encoding YihA family ribosome biogenesis GTP-binding protein — encoded protein: MIIHDVSFVKSSQKVSQCPDADKPEYAFIGRSNVGKSSLINMLMGRSKLAKVSGKPGKTQLINHFVVNDNSWYLVDLPGYGYAKVSKTQRKEFQSIITDYISKRKNLVNLFVLVDARHEPQKIDLAFMEWLGESEVPFSIVFTKIDKLSSNQLQKSLSRYRKIMLLEWEEMPPSFRSSAMSSVGREEILGYIQSLNEQMGDYFTDRSASNA
- a CDS encoding alpha/beta hydrolase; the encoded protein is MPPKLIEQGKFSYLAAGEGKPIIVLHGLMGALSNFDGVVNHFSENSYQVLIPQLPIYDLPLIKTNVNNIAKFVHKFMEHMGFEKASFMGNSLGGHVALVYALKHPERVDQLILTGSSGLYEKAFGDTFPRREDKEYVRVKTQDVFYDPKVATDELVDDVFETINDRSKLVRILSIAKSAIRHNMAKDVPNITAETCLIWGNQDNVTPPDVAEEFNRLLSNSDLFWIDKCGHAPMMEHPEEFNRILDAWFKSKEA